In the genome of Marispirochaeta sp., one region contains:
- the fabF gene encoding beta-ketoacyl-ACP synthase II, whose translation MKKADDIVVTGIGTISSIGNDKETFWENLIAGVSGADTIRAFDPTGFGSTIACEVKDFNPQELMDKRRAKRMARFSQLAVCSALAAWVDAGLDINSENPARIGSLVSSGAGDYENIEIQHRTLLEKGPLKGHPLVVPKIIPNMAAGNVAIELGIHGPNFGVVSACATGAHTLALAAQLLRLGQAEIMVAGGAESTISPLAVDAYACMKVLSTRNNAPRQASRPFDAGRDGFVIGEGAAVLVLERRDRAQNRGARIYATLAGAGMTADAQSIAAPDVKGRWAAEAMRIAMKDAGLNAADVGYINAHGTSTRANDSTETRAIKDALGSYATTTPVSSIKSMIGHTLGAAGAIEAAATVLSLYHGILPPTINQENPDPECDLDYIPNEARSVRIRAALSNSFGFGGQNGVLAFLAE comes from the coding sequence ATGAAAAAAGCAGACGATATTGTTGTTACCGGAATCGGAACTATAAGCTCCATCGGAAACGATAAAGAGACATTCTGGGAAAACCTGATTGCCGGAGTTTCCGGCGCGGACACTATCCGGGCATTTGATCCAACAGGCTTCGGCAGTACCATTGCCTGTGAAGTCAAGGATTTCAATCCCCAGGAACTGATGGATAAACGCCGGGCAAAGCGGATGGCCAGGTTCAGCCAGCTTGCGGTTTGCTCCGCCTTGGCGGCCTGGGTTGACGCGGGACTGGATATTAACAGCGAAAATCCTGCACGTATCGGTTCGCTGGTCAGTAGCGGTGCCGGTGATTATGAGAATATCGAGATCCAGCACCGTACCCTGCTGGAGAAGGGACCGCTGAAAGGACACCCCCTTGTGGTCCCGAAGATAATACCCAATATGGCCGCAGGAAATGTCGCGATTGAACTCGGCATCCACGGACCCAACTTCGGTGTAGTTTCGGCCTGCGCCACCGGCGCCCACACTCTGGCCCTTGCGGCCCAGCTCTTACGGCTGGGACAGGCAGAGATAATGGTAGCAGGCGGAGCAGAATCAACGATTAGTCCATTGGCCGTAGACGCCTACGCCTGCATGAAAGTCCTCTCCACCAGAAACAACGCCCCCCGGCAGGCAAGCCGCCCCTTTGATGCCGGACGGGACGGTTTTGTTATCGGCGAAGGGGCGGCAGTACTGGTACTGGAACGAAGAGACCGGGCCCAAAACCGCGGTGCCCGGATATATGCAACACTGGCAGGCGCAGGAATGACTGCGGATGCCCAATCCATCGCCGCTCCCGATGTAAAAGGTCGCTGGGCAGCGGAAGCCATGCGTATTGCCATGAAGGATGCCGGACTGAACGCCGCCGACGTAGGGTATATAAACGCCCACGGAACCTCTACCCGGGCAAACGACTCTACCGAAACCCGAGCCATCAAGGATGCACTTGGTTCGTATGCCACAACAACACCTGTCAGTTCAATCAAATCCATGATAGGCCATACCCTTGGTGCCGCAGGGGCAATTGAGGCTGCCGCGACTGTATTATCTCTTTACCACGGGATTCTTCCGCCCACTATTAATCAGGAAAATCCGGACCCTGAGTGCGACCTGGATTACATTCCCAATGAGGCTCGTTCCGTAAGGATCCGGGCCGCCCTCTCGAACTCCTTTGGCTTCGGAGGACAAAACGGGGTACTCGCATTCCTGGCAGAGTGA
- a CDS encoding nitronate monooxygenase produces the protein MQNMCFDTAFSSLKKLVADLSGSLPVKGIYQKLNQMSLPRFDWPSFRIGNLNARIPVVQGGMGVGISLSGLASAAANAGGIGIIAANAIGMLEPDYFKDGRAANIRVLRREIRTAREKSNGIIGVNIMVAVNDFHELLDVAIEEKVDLVFMGAGLPIKNIPVERMREAGVKAVPVISSARAAEMIFKMWKKIYNDVPDALVFEGPKAGGHLGFSEEQIDDPAFQLESIVPQVVEAVRPYEAEFQRNIPVIAGGGIFTGEDIYKALELGASAVQMGTRFVATNECDADAAFKEAYVQCSTEDIGLIQSPVGMPGRAIRNKFITDSEEGKRPPFRCAWQCLASCKAEKAKYCISIALNNARRGKLSQGFVFAGSNAYRVEKIMSVVSLVGELAEGFRQTARNKAASRIEIIIAEIQELRNQYDGMRVHIQDFQTAVIERLSKTLPLLHA, from the coding sequence ATGCAAAACATGTGTTTTGATACTGCTTTTTCATCATTAAAAAAACTTGTTGCAGATCTTTCCGGGTCCTTACCGGTAAAAGGAATCTACCAGAAGCTCAATCAGATGTCGCTGCCGCGTTTTGACTGGCCGTCCTTTAGAATCGGGAACCTGAATGCCCGAATCCCTGTAGTACAGGGGGGCATGGGTGTCGGGATTTCCCTGTCGGGCCTTGCATCTGCCGCAGCAAACGCCGGAGGTATAGGTATAATAGCCGCCAATGCCATAGGCATGCTTGAACCTGACTATTTCAAGGACGGACGGGCAGCCAACATCCGTGTCCTGCGAAGAGAGATCCGTACCGCCAGAGAAAAGAGCAACGGCATTATCGGCGTGAATATAATGGTGGCAGTTAATGATTTTCATGAACTTCTGGATGTCGCCATTGAAGAAAAGGTTGACCTGGTATTCATGGGGGCCGGCCTGCCCATTAAAAACATCCCCGTGGAACGAATGCGGGAAGCCGGAGTAAAGGCGGTACCTGTTATCAGCTCTGCCCGGGCAGCGGAGATGATTTTTAAAATGTGGAAAAAAATCTATAACGATGTTCCTGATGCCCTGGTCTTTGAAGGACCCAAAGCAGGAGGCCATCTGGGATTCAGCGAAGAACAGATTGACGATCCCGCCTTTCAACTGGAATCCATCGTGCCGCAGGTAGTTGAGGCAGTCCGGCCCTATGAAGCGGAGTTTCAGCGTAACATACCGGTTATAGCCGGAGGAGGCATCTTTACCGGAGAAGACATATACAAGGCACTGGAACTTGGAGCCTCTGCAGTGCAGATGGGTACCCGTTTTGTCGCGACGAATGAGTGTGATGCAGACGCAGCTTTTAAGGAGGCTTACGTACAGTGCAGCACTGAGGATATCGGCCTGATTCAGAGTCCTGTGGGTATGCCCGGACGAGCCATACGCAATAAGTTTATCACTGACTCCGAAGAGGGTAAGCGGCCTCCATTCCGCTGTGCCTGGCAGTGTCTTGCAAGCTGTAAAGCAGAAAAAGCAAAGTACTGTATATCCATCGCCCTCAACAATGCCCGCCGGGGAAAGTTGAGCCAGGGATTTGTTTTTGCAGGCTCCAACGCCTACCGCGTTGAGAAAATTATGTCAGTAGTTTCACTGGTCGGTGAACTTGCTGAAGGCTTCAGACAGACAGCTCGAAATAAGGCCGCCAGCAGGATAGAGATCATCATTGCCGAGATCCAGGAACTTCGCAACCAGTATGACGGCATGCGGGTTCATATTCAGGATTTTCAGACTGCAGTAATTGAGCGTTTGAGTAAAACCCTGCCTTTGCTTCACGCCTGA
- a CDS encoding FadR/GntR family transcriptional regulator, translated as MTRLGKIETSQIKIQVYEKCKSMIVSGAWAPGDRLPSESQLCAQLGVSRVSVRAALQSLEAQGFIEIRRGEGSYVKHFNLSDQLELLLPIFALGKKDILDVLKFRLITEPSFMPYVIDNASQDDIDALELILKKMKTNTSNMRKHAQLDEQFHFKLTEIVNNSVVYKVYRILFEIFNSTWNEVCSILGPDAGIHYHARLLEAIKNRDKQNATDIMREHVQWTFDQIKEFYDNQEIAEIQPVAID; from the coding sequence ATGACCAGACTGGGAAAGATTGAAACATCTCAAATAAAAATTCAAGTGTATGAAAAATGTAAATCAATGATCGTCAGCGGCGCATGGGCACCGGGAGACCGTCTTCCTTCAGAAAGCCAGCTCTGCGCACAGTTAGGGGTCAGCCGCGTTTCCGTGCGTGCGGCACTTCAGTCTCTTGAAGCCCAGGGATTTATTGAAATACGACGGGGAGAAGGAAGCTACGTAAAGCACTTCAACCTCTCGGATCAGCTAGAACTGCTGCTTCCCATTTTCGCGCTGGGGAAGAAAGATATTCTGGATGTACTCAAGTTCCGCTTAATAACAGAACCAAGCTTCATGCCCTATGTTATTGATAATGCCAGCCAGGATGATATCGATGCCCTGGAGCTTATCCTGAAAAAGATGAAAACCAACACCAGCAACATGAGAAAACACGCCCAGCTGGATGAGCAGTTTCACTTTAAACTCACGGAAATTGTGAATAACAGCGTGGTTTATAAAGTCTACCGTATCCTTTTTGAAATTTTCAACTCAACCTGGAACGAGGTGTGCAGCATCCTTGGTCCAGACGCAGGGATCCATTATCATGCCCGGCTGCTCGAAGCCATAAAGAATCGGGACAAACAGAACGCAACAGATATCATGCGTGAACATGTCCAGTGGACCTTCGACCAGATAAAAGAGTTCTACGATAATCAGGAAATTGCTGAGATCCAGCCAGTAGCAATTGATTGA
- a CDS encoding transketolase, whose translation MSTQDDLIKSLKQKAVEMRLDLLKMLEPGKVGHLGGSSSATDIVATLYFHKMNYSLKNANDPDRDFFLMSKGHAVPAQYAALAEAGFFSKDEFPKMKTLGGMLQGHPDMKTPGMEAVTGSLGQGVSIGAGIAYGKKRMNKGQNKVYVMCGDGEMAEGQLWEAAAFAATYELSNLTMILDQNGLQACGSCVDIMNIPNLPDKWAAFGWEVIEIDGHDFVQIIEALDKDTGSKPKAIIAHTVKGKGFPFAENVVGFHNGAMTKEQHEEGMKALLAVKEGLK comes from the coding sequence ATGTCAACTCAGGACGACCTGATAAAAAGCCTGAAACAAAAAGCTGTTGAAATGCGTCTTGACCTGCTTAAAATGCTCGAACCGGGTAAAGTAGGTCATCTAGGCGGAAGCAGCTCCGCGACGGATATTGTCGCAACCTTGTATTTTCACAAAATGAATTATTCCCTGAAGAATGCAAATGATCCTGACAGAGATTTTTTCCTGATGAGTAAAGGCCATGCTGTTCCTGCTCAGTACGCAGCTCTGGCAGAAGCCGGATTCTTTTCCAAGGATGAGTTCCCCAAGATGAAGACCCTTGGCGGCATGCTCCAGGGACACCCGGACATGAAGACCCCGGGTATGGAAGCCGTAACCGGCTCTCTTGGTCAGGGAGTCTCCATTGGTGCAGGCATTGCATACGGCAAAAAACGCATGAATAAAGGCCAGAACAAGGTTTACGTAATGTGCGGTGACGGAGAAATGGCCGAAGGCCAGCTTTGGGAAGCTGCAGCTTTTGCCGCCACCTATGAGCTCTCCAACCTGACCATGATCCTTGACCAGAATGGACTTCAGGCCTGTGGAAGCTGCGTGGATATCATGAATATCCCCAATCTTCCGGACAAATGGGCAGCCTTCGGCTGGGAAGTAATTGAAATTGACGGTCATGACTTTGTTCAGATCATAGAGGCTTTGGACAAGGATACCGGGTCCAAGCCCAAGGCGATTATCGCCCACACCGTCAAAGGTAAGGGTTTCCCCTTTGCTGAGAATGTTGTCGGTTTCCATAACGGAGCAATGACTAAAGAGCAGCACGAAGAAGGAATGAAGGCTCTATTGGCAGTTAAGGAGGGTTTGAAATAA
- a CDS encoding transketolase C-terminal domain-containing protein — protein sequence MAEMASLRQAYGKALVRIGSKNKDIVALDADLGKSTFSRAIEELGEERFIEVGIAEQNMAAVSAGLAIAGKIPFFSSFAVFSTGRAYDQIRSSICIPGFNVNICGSSAGLSDYGDGKTHQALDDIAIMQVLPNMTVLVPADANQVDGMVEAMANHQGPCYIRIPRNELPVITEKTPYTIGQVDTFRTGKDITIFSMSGMVHNSLDAAEQLAKDGIDAEVVSLGTVKPFPTEKVREIASKTGKVLIVEEHNIIGGLGSAVKSALAGITLKIDHMGLQDTFGQSAESYELLLEHYGLTAKDIAERAKKLA from the coding sequence ATGGCAGAGATGGCAAGTTTACGACAAGCGTACGGTAAAGCCCTTGTACGTATCGGAAGCAAAAATAAAGATATTGTAGCCCTTGATGCAGATCTCGGAAAATCGACCTTTTCCCGGGCCATAGAGGAATTAGGTGAAGAGCGCTTTATTGAAGTTGGAATAGCGGAACAGAACATGGCCGCAGTCTCCGCAGGCTTGGCAATTGCCGGCAAGATTCCTTTTTTCAGCTCCTTTGCAGTGTTTTCCACAGGCAGAGCCTATGATCAGATCAGAAGCTCCATTTGCATCCCCGGCTTTAACGTTAATATCTGCGGATCCAGCGCAGGACTCAGCGACTACGGCGACGGAAAAACCCACCAGGCCCTGGATGATATTGCAATTATGCAGGTATTGCCGAACATGACAGTCCTTGTTCCCGCGGACGCCAACCAGGTTGACGGTATGGTAGAAGCAATGGCAAACCATCAGGGTCCCTGCTATATTCGCATTCCCCGGAATGAGCTGCCCGTCATTACCGAGAAGACTCCCTACACCATTGGTCAGGTGGATACCTTCAGAACCGGAAAAGATATAACCATCTTCTCTATGAGCGGAATGGTTCATAACTCTCTGGATGCAGCAGAACAGCTTGCAAAAGACGGAATCGACGCCGAAGTTGTCAGCCTTGGAACGGTTAAACCTTTCCCCACAGAAAAGGTCCGGGAAATTGCATCCAAAACCGGGAAAGTACTGATCGTTGAAGAACACAACATTATTGGCGGTCTCGGTTCGGCAGTTAAATCCGCCCTTGCCGGTATAACCCTCAAGATTGACCACATGGGACTGCAGGACACATTCGGCCAGTCGGCGGAAAGCTATGAGCTTCTTCTTGAGCATTACGGTCTTACCGCAAAGGATATCGCGGAACGAGCAAAGAAACTTGCATAA
- a CDS encoding DctP family TRAP transporter solute-binding subunit, translating to MQKKITKVSLGILALSIIMMSALFVGCADDSAAEAAAAIQEKKAEASEPAKKKSVPENLTKALPGAKYVMRMAYTDAGTWPAMGEKPQAEHAYALLFKSVIESMSNGELSVELYPGGTLAQSKAATEMVQNGTLEMAITTGTIAPFYPQMQVFSLPYAFRSDEVAWRIFDESDFWKDMVADMAEEANLLVLGMGQNGTRHFTNSKRPIHSPDDMDGMKFRVMSSPIFSQMVTALGATAMPLAHNEIYTACQTGVVDGQENPVWNIAANNWYEVQDYMTLDGHVWSENMLLINNDYFNDLPGNLQQIIRIAALQGQWADRVSEALASKITDFSVLKNNMEIYAPTAEEMDKFKAAVEPVKEWLKGEVGAKVVDDFYAAVAQAEAELGY from the coding sequence ATGCAAAAGAAAATTACCAAAGTGTCTCTCGGCATTCTCGCGCTCAGCATTATTATGATGAGTGCCCTTTTTGTCGGATGCGCCGATGACTCAGCAGCTGAAGCTGCAGCAGCAATCCAGGAAAAGAAGGCTGAAGCGAGTGAACCGGCCAAGAAAAAAAGCGTTCCCGAGAACCTGACAAAAGCCCTGCCGGGTGCGAAGTACGTGATGCGTATGGCATACACCGACGCCGGTACCTGGCCCGCCATGGGAGAAAAACCCCAGGCAGAACACGCCTACGCGCTTCTTTTCAAAAGCGTCATCGAAAGCATGTCAAACGGCGAACTCTCAGTTGAGCTGTATCCCGGCGGAACCCTGGCACAGAGCAAGGCCGCGACCGAGATGGTCCAGAATGGTACCCTTGAGATGGCCATCACAACTGGAACAATAGCCCCTTTCTACCCGCAGATGCAGGTATTCAGCCTTCCTTACGCCTTCCGTTCAGATGAAGTTGCCTGGCGTATATTCGATGAGAGCGACTTCTGGAAGGACATGGTTGCCGATATGGCCGAGGAAGCGAACCTGCTGGTACTGGGCATGGGACAAAACGGTACCCGTCACTTCACCAACAGCAAGCGGCCGATTCATTCACCCGACGATATGGACGGCATGAAATTTCGGGTAATGTCCTCACCAATTTTCAGCCAGATGGTTACCGCCCTGGGTGCCACTGCCATGCCCCTTGCCCATAACGAGATTTACACTGCATGTCAGACCGGTGTTGTCGACGGACAGGAAAACCCCGTATGGAACATCGCCGCCAACAATTGGTATGAGGTGCAGGACTACATGACTCTTGACGGACATGTCTGGAGCGAAAACATGCTGCTCATCAATAACGACTACTTCAATGATCTGCCCGGGAACCTGCAGCAGATTATCAGGATTGCCGCCCTTCAGGGACAGTGGGCCGACCGGGTCTCCGAAGCCCTTGCCAGCAAGATCACCGATTTCAGCGTCCTGAAAAACAACATGGAAATCTACGCTCCTACCGCCGAAGAGATGGACAAGTTTAAGGCTGCTGTGGAACCGGTAAAAGAATGGCTCAAGGGCGAGGTTGGAGCGAAAGTTGTCGACGATTTTTACGCCGCCGTTGCTCAAGCAGAAGCGGAGCTTGGCTATTAA
- a CDS encoding TRAP transporter small permease, with protein sequence MGILQAAKTVQRGFKKASSVCEKLGVSISIAYGIIVFLLVFSGVLLRTGFTLQTYAGIRIVRPFAWSEELARWFLVGLAVISASVAFKRKEHVGIELIVEQFPLKLKRTVAVITDLMILFFMVVCLNSSYTVALQAARQTGDVIPISMLWVKMNIPLGFAFMIVHALSDMISQFFPEESV encoded by the coding sequence ATGGGCATTTTACAAGCAGCTAAAACCGTTCAAAGGGGCTTCAAAAAAGCTAGCTCAGTATGCGAAAAGCTTGGCGTATCAATCAGCATCGCATACGGAATAATCGTTTTTCTTTTAGTATTTTCCGGGGTATTGCTCCGAACAGGATTCACCTTGCAGACATACGCAGGAATCAGGATTGTCCGTCCCTTTGCATGGAGTGAGGAACTTGCTCGCTGGTTTCTCGTGGGCTTAGCCGTGATCAGTGCCAGTGTGGCTTTCAAACGAAAGGAGCACGTTGGTATTGAACTTATTGTTGAGCAATTCCCTTTAAAATTAAAAAGAACCGTTGCAGTAATTACGGATCTCATGATCCTCTTTTTTATGGTCGTCTGTCTCAATTCGTCCTACACAGTTGCATTACAGGCGGCTCGGCAGACGGGTGACGTAATTCCAATTTCCATGCTCTGGGTGAAAATGAACATTCCGCTCGGTTTCGCGTTCATGATAGTGCATGCATTGTCGGATATGATTTCACAATTTTTTCCTGAAGAGAGTGTATAG
- a CDS encoding TRAP transporter large permease produces MTLVFSSFVVLMLLNVPIAFVLGISSLIYFLFFGNIPLIVIGQKLYTGTDNYVLLAIPFFVLAGELMNRTRITDDLVNFAKALVGRIPGALAQVNIVTSIFFAGLTGAAVADTAAIGSLLIPAMKKEGYSPAYAAAVTTTSSIIGPIIPPSIIVVIYATATMESVGALFIGGFVPGILIGLGLMLIAFLFALKYKHPRRTTRMPAREFYLTAKNSILGLLCPLIIVGGILSGVFTPTEAAAVACAYALIIGVFVFKNLSLKDILESFGKSTITSGVILLIITTAILFSTVLTIEKVPEALAEFMVSLTTNKYVFLLIINVFLLFMGMILETGANVILLAPILLPIAQLYGINSLHFALIMLVNLNIGLTTPPLGVCLFTAAPIAGVKFEKIAKAALPFIAIEIVVLLLITYLPDMVLFLPRITGYL; encoded by the coding sequence ATGACACTGGTATTCTCATCATTTGTTGTATTGATGCTGTTGAATGTACCCATTGCTTTTGTTTTAGGTATCTCGTCGCTGATCTATTTCCTTTTCTTCGGAAACATACCGTTGATTGTCATCGGTCAGAAGCTGTACACCGGAACGGACAATTATGTACTGCTGGCAATACCGTTTTTTGTTCTCGCAGGGGAACTGATGAACCGCACACGGATAACCGACGATCTGGTTAACTTTGCCAAAGCCCTGGTGGGACGCATTCCGGGAGCCTTGGCCCAGGTTAATATTGTAACCAGCATTTTCTTTGCCGGACTTACCGGGGCTGCTGTTGCAGACACCGCAGCAATCGGTTCTCTCCTGATCCCTGCCATGAAAAAAGAAGGCTATTCTCCCGCTTATGCCGCAGCGGTAACGACTACATCTTCGATTATCGGGCCGATAATTCCGCCGAGCATCATAGTTGTAATTTATGCTACAGCGACAATGGAATCCGTTGGGGCCCTTTTTATCGGCGGCTTTGTTCCGGGAATTCTTATTGGACTTGGTCTCATGCTTATCGCGTTCTTATTCGCGCTTAAATACAAACATCCGCGACGCACCACCCGCATGCCTGCACGCGAATTCTACCTTACCGCGAAGAACTCGATTCTCGGATTGCTGTGTCCTCTGATAATCGTCGGGGGTATTCTTTCAGGGGTCTTTACACCGACCGAAGCGGCCGCTGTTGCCTGCGCCTACGCTCTGATCATCGGTGTTTTCGTGTTCAAAAACCTCAGCTTGAAGGATATTCTCGAAAGCTTTGGCAAGAGTACCATTACCTCCGGAGTAATCCTTCTGATCATCACCACTGCTATCCTCTTTTCTACAGTGCTGACGATTGAAAAGGTTCCGGAGGCCCTGGCAGAGTTCATGGTAAGTCTTACCACGAACAAGTATGTTTTTCTGCTTATCATCAATGTTTTTCTTTTGTTTATGGGTATGATTCTGGAAACCGGCGCCAATGTAATTCTGCTGGCCCCGATTCTTTTACCAATTGCCCAGCTTTACGGAATTAACTCTTTGCACTTTGCCCTGATCATGCTGGTAAATCTGAATATTGGTTTGACCACTCCGCCGTTGGGTGTATGTCTTTTTACAGCTGCACCTATCGCGGGTGTAAAATTCGAGAAAATCGCCAAGGCTGCATTGCCCTTTATAGCAATTGAGATTGTGGTACTGCTGCTGATTACCTATCTGCCGGACATGGTGCTCTTTTTGCCGCGCATTACCGGATACTTATAG
- a CDS encoding sigma 54-interacting transcriptional regulator gives MRLWYNLHVNILFIAPYLDLVKTAEETLKDSPYQVKILLGDLEKGLQIAHDELVRSQVDVIVSRGGTASLLRQNLQVPVFEIDVTAFDLLRVMYPHVKRGSRVAVVGYENVVSGARSLAEILGVELGYFLVQHREKIDTVLDRVKQWGADILIGDTVSITTAESRKINCDLVRSGPEAIRTTMEAAARFYDHMHEGIVRSNRLHTILEHTDKAVLYLDSEDRIEIINSKAEKMLGINRYRLTGSKITSGLVPSQISEAVHGKNKNKLIQIDGKDYLVEVSAVRVGGIQEASLLFLQSTGYFHDMEGMIRQQLTSRGLIANDTFDSIIARSRKMQKTVERAIRFSGTDSTVLLLGETGSGKEIFAQSIHNESPRSDGPFIGVNCAALPDSLLESELFGYAEGAFTGARKGGKPGLFELAHKGTIFLDEVNDMSNAVQARFLRVLQEKKLMRIGDNKIFDIDIRIIAASNKNLLEEAEAGRFRKDLYYRLKILDIEIPPLRKRPEDVIPLFAAFYCMARNKNSVPMERISEKLLEAMIQYPWPGNVRQLRNFAEKVAVLTSLEEELDEVFLDLIKELQSDTSWKIHGSASNSNGEGKTLREIEEKIIRDRWEKNDRNVSRTARELGIDRVTLRKKLDS, from the coding sequence TTGCGACTATGGTATAATCTGCATGTGAATATTCTTTTTATTGCTCCATATCTCGACCTTGTAAAAACAGCAGAGGAAACATTAAAAGACTCACCCTACCAGGTTAAAATTCTGCTGGGTGACCTGGAAAAAGGTCTGCAGATAGCTCATGATGAACTGGTCCGCAGTCAGGTAGATGTAATTGTAAGCCGCGGCGGCACGGCGTCGCTTCTGCGTCAGAACCTGCAGGTCCCTGTTTTTGAGATTGATGTAACCGCTTTCGATCTCCTTCGGGTCATGTATCCTCATGTAAAACGTGGCAGCAGGGTAGCAGTAGTTGGATACGAGAATGTTGTCAGTGGTGCACGAAGTCTGGCAGAAATCCTCGGTGTTGAACTGGGGTACTTCCTGGTCCAGCACCGTGAAAAAATCGATACCGTTCTGGACAGAGTCAAACAGTGGGGGGCGGATATTCTGATTGGAGATACAGTCTCTATTACAACTGCCGAGAGTAGAAAGATAAACTGCGATCTGGTACGGTCGGGTCCTGAAGCTATCCGAACTACTATGGAAGCCGCTGCGAGATTTTATGACCATATGCATGAGGGGATTGTACGCAGTAACAGGTTACACACAATTCTTGAGCACACCGATAAAGCCGTACTGTATCTCGATTCAGAAGACCGGATAGAAATCATTAATTCTAAAGCAGAGAAGATGCTCGGTATTAACCGCTACCGATTAACAGGTTCTAAAATCACTTCCGGTCTGGTCCCTTCCCAGATTAGTGAAGCTGTCCACGGTAAAAATAAAAACAAGCTGATACAGATTGACGGAAAAGACTATTTAGTTGAGGTCTCCGCGGTACGGGTTGGTGGAATTCAGGAAGCAAGCCTTTTGTTTTTGCAGAGTACCGGTTATTTTCACGACATGGAAGGCATGATTCGGCAGCAGTTGACCAGCAGGGGACTCATAGCAAACGACACCTTCGATTCAATAATTGCCCGCAGTCGGAAGATGCAGAAAACCGTCGAACGGGCCATCCGTTTCAGCGGAACAGATTCAACAGTACTACTTTTAGGAGAAACCGGATCGGGAAAAGAAATCTTCGCGCAAAGCATCCATAATGAGTCTCCCCGAAGCGACGGTCCTTTTATCGGGGTTAATTGTGCAGCATTACCGGACAGCCTGCTGGAAAGCGAATTGTTCGGTTATGCCGAAGGTGCGTTTACCGGTGCAAGAAAGGGCGGCAAGCCCGGTCTGTTTGAGCTGGCCCACAAAGGAACGATCTTTCTCGATGAGGTTAACGACATGAGCAATGCTGTACAGGCCCGCTTTTTGCGTGTTCTGCAGGAAAAAAAGCTCATGCGTATCGGAGACAATAAAATATTTGATATTGATATCCGCATTATTGCTGCAAGTAACAAAAACCTGCTGGAAGAGGCCGAAGCCGGCAGATTCAGGAAAGATCTGTATTATCGTCTGAAAATTCTGGATATCGAGATACCACCTCTGCGCAAGCGACCTGAGGATGTCATCCCCCTTTTTGCTGCATTTTATTGCATGGCAAGGAATAAAAACTCTGTACCGATGGAACGAATTTCGGAAAAGCTCCTTGAGGCAATGATCCAGTATCCCTGGCCGGGGAATGTCCGTCAGCTGCGGAATTTTGCAGAAAAAGTAGCTGTATTGACTTCCCTGGAGGAGGAACTGGACGAGGTTTTTCTCGACCTTATTAAAGAACTGCAATCAGATACGTCCTGGAAAATACATGGATCTGCGAGTAATTCCAATGGAGAAGGAAAAACCTTGCGGGAAATAGAAGAAAAAATAATCCGTGACAGATGGGAAAAGAATGATCGTAATGTCTCCCGAACGGCCAGAGAGTTAGGAATAGACCGGGTTACGCTCCGCAAAAAACTTGATTCATGA